One window from the genome of Pseudanabaena yagii GIHE-NHR1 encodes:
- a CDS encoding S9 family peptidase, which yields MKKRFLIISTFITNLAIFVLPIQAQYSGLGKDSLDPAILKRYAPTALSPSVTRPIESILDVRSPGLGMVTPDGKRMFFTWGITGTVQVWRLDGVQKFPVQVTGGQDATTIAGMTPDGKYLILSRDRQGEENPGLYLQSTNGGELEVIQHLAGVRTSLQYIGNDSRTIYFSANDVKPDSNTIYRYDLQTKKKVPISGGDGIWWIADVYVNPKTGDREKFLFAKATGSQSQEYYEYDVKTRTTTPLIGQNEKEEYGIQYGVNAGEYLVLTPKFSEFRRLYSYKNKQFTPITPELKADVASFDIDDQRQRILYSINDGGYTRVKAIATNNYEAIDLPEFANADHIYTGNTTRNGRFTTIGVETAKAPRLSYVYDWQTKKLTQWVLPSTPEIDTSKFTAAKLETYTTRDGTKIPMFVYRSPQCENTPQNPLEKPCPVIVHFHGGPEGQSIAGFNRYAQLFVNAGFVFAEPNVRGSEGYGKTWLNADNGRDRLKVITDIEDASIYIRKNWQANGITPKIGIVGGSYGGYSALIGMSKFAGSYDAGVSIVGISNLLTFLNNTAPYRRILRISEYGDPVKDRDALIELSPVTYSDRIKAPLLIIQGANDPRVPVGEAIQIQQILEQKKIPSQLVIFPDEGHGSSKRSNQVLEIGYTLDFFKKHLQ from the coding sequence ATGAAAAAGAGATTTTTAATTATCTCTACCTTTATTACGAATTTAGCAATTTTTGTCTTACCTATACAGGCGCAATATTCAGGATTAGGTAAAGATAGCCTCGATCCTGCAATTCTGAAACGCTATGCGCCAACGGCACTATCGCCTAGTGTCACCCGACCGATTGAGTCCATTCTCGATGTGCGATCGCCAGGGTTAGGGATGGTGACACCCGATGGCAAGCGGATGTTTTTTACTTGGGGAATTACAGGGACAGTACAGGTGTGGCGGCTTGATGGCGTACAAAAATTTCCTGTGCAAGTGACGGGAGGACAGGATGCCACGACGATCGCAGGGATGACTCCTGACGGTAAATACCTGATCCTATCTCGCGATCGCCAAGGCGAGGAAAACCCCGGACTATATTTGCAATCGACCAATGGCGGAGAGTTAGAAGTCATTCAGCACCTAGCAGGTGTGCGTACCTCACTGCAATATATTGGCAATGACTCCCGCACAATCTATTTCAGTGCCAATGATGTTAAGCCCGACTCCAATACAATTTATCGCTACGATTTGCAAACCAAAAAGAAAGTGCCAATCTCTGGCGGCGATGGGATTTGGTGGATTGCCGATGTGTATGTGAATCCGAAAACAGGCGATCGCGAAAAGTTTCTCTTTGCCAAGGCAACGGGTAGCCAATCGCAGGAATATTACGAATACGATGTCAAAACGAGAACCACTACCCCTCTCATTGGTCAAAACGAGAAGGAAGAATATGGCATTCAATATGGCGTAAACGCTGGCGAATATTTGGTGCTAACTCCCAAATTTAGTGAGTTTCGTCGTCTTTATAGTTATAAAAATAAGCAATTTACGCCCATTACCCCAGAGCTAAAGGCGGATGTTGCTAGCTTTGATATCGATGATCAACGCCAACGCATTCTCTACTCGATTAATGATGGCGGTTACACAAGGGTTAAGGCGATCGCTACCAATAACTATGAGGCGATCGATCTGCCTGAATTTGCGAATGCGGATCATATCTATACAGGCAACACTACCCGTAATGGTCGCTTCACCACCATTGGTGTAGAAACTGCTAAAGCCCCGAGACTTAGCTATGTATACGATTGGCAGACTAAAAAACTCACGCAATGGGTCTTGCCTAGCACCCCCGAAATCGACACCAGTAAATTTACGGCTGCTAAGCTAGAAACCTACACAACGCGAGATGGGACAAAAATCCCCATGTTTGTCTATCGATCGCCCCAATGTGAAAATACTCCCCAAAATCCTCTGGAAAAGCCTTGCCCTGTAATTGTGCATTTTCATGGGGGACCAGAGGGACAAAGTATCGCAGGTTTTAATCGCTATGCCCAGTTATTTGTGAATGCAGGCTTTGTATTTGCTGAGCCGAATGTGCGCGGTAGTGAGGGCTATGGCAAAACTTGGCTCAATGCTGATAATGGACGCGATCGCCTTAAGGTAATCACCGACATCGAAGACGCATCAATCTATATCCGCAAAAACTGGCAAGCTAACGGAATAACTCCCAAAATCGGTATTGTCGGTGGTAGCTATGGCGGCTATTCGGCACTAATCGGGATGTCAAAATTTGCGGGTAGTTATGATGCAGGTGTGTCTATTGTCGGCATTAGCAATTTACTCACATTTTTAAATAACACTGCTCCCTATCGCCGCATTTTACGAATTAGTGAATATGGCGATCCTGTTAAGGATCGGGATGCTTTAATTGAACTATCTCCTGTGACCTATAGCGATCGCATCAAAGCCCCATTACTAATCATTCAAGGCGCAAACGATCCGCGTGTTCCCGTAGGTGAAGCGATTCAAATTCAACAAATCCTCGAACAGAAAAAAATCCCCTCGCAACTAGTCATCTTCCCCGATGAAGGTCATGGCTCCAGCAAGCGCAGTAATCAAGTCTTAGAAATTGGCTATACCCTAGACTTCTTTAAAAAGCATTTGCAGTAA